In Agromyces sp. 3263, a single genomic region encodes these proteins:
- a CDS encoding low molecular weight phosphatase family protein: MTFRILLVCSGNICRSPMAEQLLRIGLDGVDVSVGSAGTIAWVGEPMDRDARAIAERLGVTDAAAHVARRLDAASVRDADLVLALAREHRRAIVELVPAATRSTFTLREFAALAASVTDADLDQALAATDGLRDRDAVDVVLGAAVAAVGAQRGIAEPLAVPDDADVIDPFRQGAAAYETSAAQLVPAVNAVAALLHRAAGRI, from the coding sequence ATGACCTTTCGCATCCTCCTCGTCTGCTCGGGCAACATCTGCCGGTCGCCGATGGCCGAGCAGTTGCTGCGGATCGGTCTCGACGGGGTGGACGTCTCGGTGGGGAGCGCCGGCACCATCGCCTGGGTCGGCGAGCCGATGGACCGCGACGCGCGGGCGATCGCCGAACGACTCGGGGTGACGGATGCCGCCGCCCACGTCGCCAGGCGGCTGGATGCGGCATCGGTCCGCGACGCCGACCTGGTGCTGGCGCTCGCCCGCGAGCACCGGCGTGCGATCGTGGAACTCGTGCCTGCGGCCACGCGGTCGACGTTCACCCTGCGCGAGTTCGCCGCGCTCGCGGCATCCGTCACCGATGCCGACCTCGACCAGGCGCTGGCTGCGACCGACGGCCTCCGCGATCGCGACGCCGTCGACGTCGTGCTGGGTGCCGCGGTCGCGGCGGTGGGGGCACAGCGGGGCATCGCCGAACCACTTGCCGTTCCCGATGACGCCGACGTGATCGACCCCTTCCGTCAGGGCGCCGCCGCGTACGAAACGTCGGCGGCGCAACTCGTGCCGGCCGTGAACGCCGTCGCCGCCCTGCTCCACCGCGCAGCCGGGCGGATCTAG